The Janthinobacterium lividum genome has a window encoding:
- a CDS encoding SMP-30/gluconolactonase/LRE family protein, whose amino-acid sequence MGTRAQLLVDAQNFLGEGVRWCERSGRVFWTNIEGCQLHALVLATGERQTWDMPERLACFALTDSDEVLLLGLASRLAWFDARSGAVTPLHTVEGDLPMTRLNDGRCDRQGRFVFGTLDERPCRDAIASFYRLNLDLTLERLPLPQIAISNSICFSVDGTAMYFCDSMKKAIYRWDDYLGGDASRVRVFAVLDPGPGAGDGATVDADDYLWSAQWGASSVLRFAPDGSIERKISLPVSQPSCVSLGGPHYDELFVTTAQESLSPAQLASEPLAGGLFHARQVDVRGLPEVRFGALPA is encoded by the coding sequence ATGGGGACACGGGCCCAATTACTGGTCGATGCGCAGAACTTCCTGGGCGAGGGCGTGCGCTGGTGCGAACGCAGCGGCCGCGTTTTCTGGACGAATATCGAAGGCTGCCAGCTGCATGCGCTGGTGCTGGCCACGGGCGAGCGCCAGACGTGGGACATGCCCGAACGCCTGGCCTGCTTCGCGCTGACGGACAGCGACGAGGTGCTGCTGCTGGGCCTGGCTTCGCGCCTGGCCTGGTTTGACGCGCGCAGCGGGGCCGTCACGCCCTTGCACACGGTGGAGGGGGACTTGCCCATGACGCGCCTGAACGATGGCCGCTGCGACCGCCAGGGACGTTTTGTCTTCGGCACGCTCGATGAGCGCCCGTGCCGCGATGCGATCGCCAGCTTTTACCGCCTCAACCTTGATTTGACGCTGGAGCGATTGCCGCTGCCGCAGATCGCCATCTCGAACAGCATCTGCTTCAGCGTCGATGGCACGGCCATGTATTTTTGCGACTCGATGAAGAAGGCGATCTACCGCTGGGACGATTACCTGGGGGGCGACGCCAGCCGGGTGCGCGTGTTTGCCGTGCTCGATCCGGGGCCCGGCGCCGGCGACGGCGCCACCGTCGATGCGGATGACTATTTGTGGAGCGCGCAGTGGGGCGCCAGCAGCGTGCTGCGCTTCGCGCCGGACGGCAGCATCGAGCGCAAGATCAGCCTGCCCGTCTCGCAGCCCAGCTGCGTGAGCCTGGGCGGCCCGCACTACGACGAATTGTTCGTCACGACGGCCCAGGAGAGCCTGAGTCCGGCCCAGCTGGCGAGCGAACCGCTGGCCGGGGGATTGTTTCATGCGCGCCAGGTAGACGTGCGCGGTTTGCCGGAAGTGCGCTTTGGCGCCCTGCCGGCCTGA
- a CDS encoding CoA-binding protein → MSNIARILQDSRIIAIVGMSDKPERASHEVADYLQQQGYRVLPVNPAIAGRDVLGQRAYATLTQAAAAVAPARIDIVDCFRKPADILPIAEEAIAVKAGCLWLQLEVINEEAAQLARAAGLDVVMDHCTKIEHRKLAVAA, encoded by the coding sequence ATGTCCAACATCGCCCGTATCCTGCAAGACAGCCGTATCATCGCCATCGTCGGCATGTCCGACAAGCCTGAACGCGCCAGCCACGAGGTGGCCGACTACCTGCAGCAGCAGGGCTACCGCGTGTTGCCCGTCAATCCGGCTATCGCCGGACGCGACGTGCTGGGGCAGCGCGCTTACGCCACTCTGACGCAGGCCGCGGCGGCGGTCGCGCCGGCGCGCATCGATATCGTCGACTGCTTCCGCAAGCCGGCAGATATTCTGCCCATCGCCGAGGAAGCCATCGCCGTCAAGGCCGGCTGCCTGTGGCTGCAGCTTGAGGTCATCAATGAAGAGGCGGCGCAGCTGGCGCGGGCGGCGGGTCTGGACGTGGTGATGGACCATTGCACAAAAATTGAGCACCGCAAGCTGGCGGTGGCGGCATGA
- the gabD gene encoding NADP-dependent succinate-semialdehyde dehydrogenase, producing the protein MLQLKDPTLLRHQAYVNGAWADADGGQTINVSNPATGEQIGTVPLMGAAETRRAIEAANAAWPAWRKKTAKERAAVLRRWHDLILENADDLALIMTTEQGKPLPEAKGEVQFGASFIEWFAEEGKRVAGDTLQSPWPDRRLVITKEPIGVCAAITPWNFPAAMITRKVGPALAAGCPMVLKPAEATPFSALALAVLAERAGVPAGVFSIVTGAPKDIGGEMTSNPIVRKLTFTGSTQVGRLLAEQCAPTIKKLSLELGGNAPFIVFDDADLDAAVEGAIASKYRNAGQTCVCANRLYVQDSVYDAFADKLVAAVAKLKVGNGIEAGVTQGPLIDAKAVAKVEEHVADALGKGGRLLAGGKRHALGNGFFEPTIIADVTNDMRVATEETFGPLAPLFRFKTDDEVIALANNTEFGLAAYFYSRDIGRIWRVAEGLETGMVGVNTGLISNEIAPFGGVKQSGLGREGSTYGIEDYLVIKYICMGGI; encoded by the coding sequence ATGCTGCAGTTGAAAGATCCTACCTTGTTGCGTCACCAGGCTTACGTGAATGGAGCCTGGGCTGATGCCGATGGTGGCCAGACGATTAATGTGAGCAATCCCGCCACCGGCGAGCAGATCGGCACGGTGCCCCTGATGGGCGCGGCCGAGACGCGCCGCGCCATCGAGGCGGCCAATGCCGCCTGGCCCGCCTGGCGCAAGAAGACGGCCAAGGAGCGCGCGGCCGTGCTGCGCCGCTGGCATGACCTGATCCTGGAAAACGCCGACGACCTGGCGCTGATCATGACCACCGAGCAGGGCAAGCCCTTGCCGGAAGCGAAGGGCGAAGTGCAGTTCGGCGCCTCGTTCATCGAGTGGTTTGCGGAAGAAGGCAAGCGCGTGGCGGGCGATACCCTGCAATCGCCGTGGCCGGACCGCCGCCTGGTCATCACCAAGGAGCCGATCGGCGTGTGCGCCGCCATCACGCCGTGGAATTTCCCCGCTGCCATGATCACCCGCAAAGTCGGCCCGGCCCTGGCCGCCGGCTGCCCGATGGTCTTGAAACCGGCCGAAGCAACACCGTTTTCCGCGCTGGCGCTGGCCGTGCTGGCCGAGCGCGCGGGCGTGCCTGCGGGCGTGTTCAGCATCGTCACGGGCGCGCCGAAAGACATCGGCGGCGAAATGACGTCGAACCCCATCGTGCGCAAGCTGACGTTTACGGGTTCGACCCAGGTGGGCCGCCTGCTGGCCGAGCAGTGCGCGCCGACGATCAAGAAACTCTCGCTGGAACTGGGCGGCAATGCGCCGTTCATCGTCTTCGACGACGCCGACCTGGACGCCGCCGTGGAAGGTGCCATCGCCTCGAAATACCGCAATGCGGGCCAGACCTGCGTCTGCGCCAACCGCCTGTACGTGCAGGACAGCGTGTATGACGCGTTTGCCGACAAGTTGGTGGCCGCCGTGGCCAAGCTGAAGGTGGGCAATGGCATCGAGGCGGGCGTCACGCAAGGCCCGCTGATCGACGCCAAGGCCGTCGCCAAGGTGGAAGAGCACGTGGCCGACGCGCTGGGCAAGGGCGGCCGCCTGCTGGCCGGCGGCAAGCGCCACGCGTTGGGCAACGGCTTCTTCGAACCGACCATCATCGCCGACGTGACGAACGACATGCGCGTGGCCACCGAGGAAACCTTCGGCCCGCTGGCACCCCTGTTCCGCTTCAAGACGGATGATGAAGTGATCGCCCTGGCCAACAACACGGAATTCGGCCTGGCCGCCTACTTCTATTCGCGCGACATCGGCCGCATCTGGCGTGTGGCCGAAGGTCTGGAAACGGGCATGGTCGGCGTCAACACGGGCCTGATCTCGAACGAGATCGCCCCCTTCGGCGGCGTCAAGCAATCGGGCCTGGGCCGTGAAGGGTCGACCTACGGTATCGAAGACTATTTAGTCATTAAATATATCTGCATGGGCGGTATCTAA
- a CDS encoding PPK2 family polyphosphate kinase, giving the protein MKARTQFRAGHGFDLNEDFAGKRLLGAATKAANKKLTAAQCKALDREETVALTAQIAECQSMLYAQHKKKVLLVLQGMDTSGKDGTVKAIFSNINPMGIRAIAFKGPTDIELAHDYLWRVHQHVPVKGEIAIFNRSHYEDVLITRVQDMIDKAECQRRYAQIRDFERMLSETGTVILKIFLHISKDEQRGRLQERLDDPDRQWKFDPNDIAQRKKWDGYQRAYETAIRETDADHAPWYVVPSNSKTQRNLVVASLLLETLQGMKLEYPAPDPKLSSFKVE; this is encoded by the coding sequence ATGAAGGCGCGCACGCAATTTCGTGCCGGCCACGGTTTCGACCTGAACGAGGATTTCGCCGGCAAGCGCCTGCTGGGCGCTGCCACCAAGGCGGCGAACAAGAAGCTGACGGCAGCCCAGTGCAAGGCCCTGGACCGCGAGGAAACCGTGGCGCTGACGGCGCAGATCGCCGAGTGCCAGAGCATGCTGTATGCGCAGCACAAGAAAAAAGTGCTGCTGGTCTTGCAGGGCATGGACACGTCGGGCAAGGATGGCACCGTCAAGGCCATCTTCAGCAATATCAACCCGATGGGCATCCGCGCCATCGCGTTCAAGGGGCCGACCGATATCGAACTGGCGCACGACTACCTGTGGCGCGTGCACCAGCACGTGCCCGTCAAGGGCGAGATCGCCATCTTCAACCGCAGCCATTATGAAGATGTACTGATCACGCGCGTGCAGGACATGATCGACAAGGCCGAATGCCAGCGTCGCTACGCGCAGATCCGCGATTTCGAGCGCATGCTGAGCGAAACGGGCACCGTCATCCTGAAAATCTTCCTGCATATCTCGAAGGACGAGCAGCGCGGACGGCTGCAGGAGCGGCTCGATGATCCAGACCGCCAGTGGAAGTTCGATCCCAACGATATCGCCCAGCGCAAGAAGTGGGATGGCTACCAGCGCGCCTATGAAACGGCGATCCGCGAGACGGATGCCGATCACGCGCCGTGGTACGTGGTACCGTCGAACTCCAAGACCCAGCGCAATCTGGTGGTCGCCTCCCTGCTGCTGGAAACCCTGCAGGGCATGAAGCTGGAATACCCGGCGCCGGACCCGAAACTGTCGTCTTTCAAGGTCGAATAG
- a CDS encoding bifunctional 2-keto-4-hydroxyglutarate aldolase/2-keto-3-deoxy-6-phosphogluconate aldolase, which yields MQKHTIFEGILERGMVGIVRAGSAQAAVQIAEACIAGGITALEVAFTTPDTLGVLRTLRERHGHDVLLGAGTVLDTETARAAILAGAQFIISPGVNVETITLCQRYQVLAMPGAMTPTEIVTALQAGADIVKVFPAEMFGPAYIKALRAPLPQAPLMPTGGVTVENLHEWFASGAVAVGIGSSLSGPGATGDYAAVTARAREFVAKMALVRTSRSSG from the coding sequence ATGCAAAAACACACAATTTTTGAGGGCATCCTTGAACGGGGCATGGTCGGCATCGTGCGCGCCGGATCGGCGCAGGCGGCCGTGCAGATCGCCGAGGCGTGCATCGCTGGTGGCATCACGGCGCTGGAAGTGGCGTTCACCACGCCCGATACCCTGGGCGTGCTGCGCACCCTGCGCGAACGCCATGGTCATGACGTGCTGCTGGGCGCGGGCACGGTGCTCGATACCGAGACAGCGCGTGCCGCCATCCTGGCCGGCGCCCAGTTCATCATCTCTCCCGGCGTGAACGTGGAGACCATCACGCTGTGCCAGCGCTACCAGGTGCTGGCCATGCCGGGGGCGATGACGCCGACGGAGATCGTCACGGCCCTGCAGGCCGGCGCCGACATCGTCAAGGTCTTCCCCGCCGAGATGTTCGGCCCCGCCTACATCAAGGCCCTGCGCGCCCCCTTGCCGCAAGCGCCGTTGATGCCGACGGGCGGCGTGACGGTGGAAAACCTGCATGAATGGTTTGCCAGCGGCGCCGTGGCCGTGGGCATCGGCAGCAGCCTGAGTGGTCCGGGCGCCACGGGCGACTATGCGGCCGTGACGGCGCGCGCGCGCGAGTTTGTGGCGAAGATGGCGCTGGTGCGCACTTCTAGGTCTTCTGGATAG
- a CDS encoding glutathione peroxidase encodes MSKTLAKLFALTTLATGASLAMPAHAAETATAAAAPAACPAILKQTFNRLQDEAPQNLCQYAGKVVLVVNTASYCGFTNQYEGLEALYAKYGSKGLVVLGFPSNDFGKQEPGNSKEIADFCYNTYGVKFPMFSKSVVSGPTPNPLYVDLIKQTGKTPAWNFHKYLIDRHGKVVESFPSKVTPDDKKLVGAVEKALAL; translated from the coding sequence ATGTCCAAGACCCTTGCCAAGCTGTTTGCGCTCACCACCCTTGCCACCGGCGCCAGCCTGGCCATGCCGGCCCATGCCGCTGAAACCGCGACAGCTGCCGCCGCGCCAGCCGCCTGTCCCGCCATCCTCAAGCAGACCTTCAACCGCCTGCAGGATGAAGCGCCGCAAAACTTGTGCCAGTATGCAGGCAAGGTCGTGCTGGTGGTCAATACGGCAAGTTATTGCGGTTTTACCAATCAATATGAAGGGCTTGAGGCGCTGTACGCGAAGTACGGCAGCAAGGGCCTGGTGGTGCTGGGTTTCCCGTCGAACGATTTCGGCAAGCAGGAACCGGGCAACAGCAAGGAAATCGCCGATTTCTGCTACAACACCTATGGCGTGAAGTTCCCCATGTTTTCGAAGTCCGTCGTTTCCGGTCCCACGCCGAATCCGCTGTACGTGGACCTGATCAAGCAGACGGGCAAGACGCCGGCCTGGAATTTCCACAAGTATCTGATCGACCGTCACGGTAAAGTGGTGGAAAGCTTCCCCAGCAAGGTGACGCCGGATGACAAGAAACTCGTTGGCGCGGTGGAAAAAGCGCTGGCGCTGTAA
- a CDS encoding DUF1428 domain-containing protein, protein MAYVDGFVVPVPKAKLDAYLAMSRSCGAVWREYGALEFRECVGDDVKPGKLTSFPQAVDLQDGEVVVFSWIVYASRAKRDEINDKVMKDPRLAEMMDPAKLPFDGKRMIYGGYEMRVDL, encoded by the coding sequence ATGGCGTATGTCGATGGATTTGTGGTGCCCGTACCGAAAGCCAAGCTCGATGCTTACCTGGCCATGTCGCGCAGTTGCGGCGCCGTCTGGCGCGAATATGGCGCGCTGGAATTTCGCGAATGCGTGGGCGACGATGTCAAGCCAGGCAAGCTGACCTCGTTCCCGCAGGCGGTGGACTTGCAGGATGGCGAAGTGGTGGTGTTTTCATGGATCGTGTATGCGTCGCGCGCCAAGCGCGATGAAATCAACGACAAGGTCATGAAAGACCCGCGCCTGGCCGAGATGATGGACCCGGCCAAGCTGCCGTTCGATGGCAAGCGGATGATCTATGGTGGTTATGAAATGCGTGTGGATCTTTAA
- a CDS encoding poly(3-hydroxybutyrate) depolymerase, translating into MPFPHLTALPTALLAASLLILATGGAHAAKAAKAIKPAATRNAPALPGYQADLSQTTVSGLSSGGFMAAQFAVAYSATVAGAGIIAGGPYFCAGQPGRFPYIPYLTNAMTTCMNPGSAQVAPPVASELLRAANDFARVRLIDDTANLKRQRVYLFSGTKDQTVTQPVVEQVGKFYALAGTPAAQIRFVDTVGAGHAIITDNNQDKPCAVTDSPFINDCDFVQARDILQHLYPDLQPSSTTLTGKLIAFNQRSFIQNAYSSMNNTGYAYIPKACDSESCRVHVVFHGCLQTTQAIGDRFYTSTGYNQVADANKIIVLYPQAEPSPVYPYNPKGCWDFWGYTSINPIDPDFYRKSGTQMEAVKGMLDRLAARRGSR; encoded by the coding sequence ATGCCCTTCCCGCACCTGACCGCATTACCCACCGCTCTGCTAGCCGCCAGCCTGCTCATCCTGGCGACTGGCGGCGCGCACGCCGCCAAGGCTGCCAAAGCCATCAAGCCCGCCGCGACCAGGAACGCCCCCGCCCTGCCCGGCTACCAGGCTGACCTGAGCCAGACCACGGTGTCCGGCCTGTCCTCGGGCGGCTTCATGGCGGCGCAATTTGCCGTCGCCTACTCGGCCACGGTGGCCGGCGCCGGCATCATCGCGGGCGGCCCATATTTCTGTGCGGGCCAGCCGGGCCGCTTCCCCTACATTCCCTACCTGACGAATGCCATGACCACCTGCATGAATCCGGGCAGCGCACAGGTGGCGCCGCCTGTCGCCAGCGAATTGCTGCGTGCGGCGAACGATTTTGCGCGCGTCCGACTCATTGACGACACGGCCAACCTGAAACGCCAGCGCGTATATCTGTTCAGCGGAACGAAAGACCAGACCGTGACGCAGCCGGTAGTGGAACAGGTGGGGAAATTCTATGCGCTGGCCGGTACGCCGGCGGCGCAAATCCGCTTCGTCGATACGGTCGGCGCGGGCCATGCCATCATCACAGACAACAATCAGGACAAGCCCTGCGCCGTGACGGACTCGCCGTTCATCAATGACTGCGACTTCGTGCAGGCGCGCGACATCCTGCAGCACCTGTACCCGGACCTGCAGCCCTCGTCGACCACCCTGACGGGCAAGCTGATCGCCTTCAACCAGCGCAGCTTCATCCAGAACGCGTACTCCAGCATGAACAATACGGGCTACGCCTACATTCCGAAAGCCTGCGACAGCGAGAGCTGCCGCGTGCACGTGGTGTTCCACGGCTGCCTGCAAACGACGCAAGCCATCGGCGACCGTTTCTATACCAGCACCGGCTACAACCAGGTGGCGGACGCCAACAAGATCATCGTGCTGTATCCGCAGGCCGAACCGAGCCCCGTCTACCCGTACAACCCGAAAGGCTGCTGGGATTTCTGGGGCTACACCAGCATCAATCCGATCGACCCGGATTTTTACCGCAAGAGCGGCACGCAGATGGAAGCGGTCAAGGGCATGCTGGACAGGTTGGCTGCGCGCCGCGGCTCACGCTAG
- the araD gene encoding L-arabinonate dehydratase, with protein MSDNKNKRPLRSQAWFGGDDKDSFIHRSWMKNQGYPGDAFDGRPVIGICNTWSELTPCNGHFRDLAEMVKRGVLEAGGFPVEFPVMSLGETNLRPTAMLFRNLASMDVEESIRANPIDGVVLLTGCDKTTPALLMGAASVDLPTIVLSGGPMLNGNYRGKPIGSGTDVWKFSEDVRAGRMTSNEFKQAESCMSRSAGHCMTMGTASTMASMVEALGVTLPGNAAIPAVDARRKLQAQLTGRRIVDMVHEDLKLSQILTREAFENAIMVNGAIGGSTNAVIHLLAIAGRIGVDMRLGDWDRLGRDIPCLLNLMPSGQYLMEDFYYAGGLPVIIRDLLGKLHGDVLTVTGASMAVNVAEAENFNPEVITPLAQPFKDEGGIAVLHGNLAPRGAVIKPSAASPELMQHRGRAVVFNSIEHYKKRVDDPALDIDASCVMVLQNCGPQGYPGMAEVGNMGLPKKLLEQGVRDMVRISDARMSGTAYGTVVLHVAPEAAVGGPLALVRDGDMIELDVAGRRLHLDVDEAELARRREEWSAPQPAMKGGYQSMYIKHVTQADEGADLDFLVGCRGSAVPRESH; from the coding sequence ATGAGTGACAACAAGAACAAGCGTCCCTTGCGTTCGCAAGCGTGGTTTGGCGGCGATGACAAGGACAGTTTTATTCACCGCAGCTGGATGAAGAACCAGGGTTATCCCGGAGACGCCTTCGATGGCCGTCCCGTCATCGGCATCTGCAATACCTGGTCCGAACTGACGCCCTGCAATGGCCATTTCCGCGACCTGGCCGAGATGGTCAAGCGCGGCGTGCTCGAAGCGGGCGGCTTTCCCGTCGAATTTCCCGTGATGTCGCTGGGCGAGACGAATCTGCGCCCGACGGCCATGCTGTTCCGTAACCTGGCCAGCATGGATGTCGAAGAATCGATCCGCGCCAACCCGATCGACGGCGTGGTGCTGTTGACGGGCTGCGACAAGACCACTCCGGCCTTGCTGATGGGCGCGGCCAGCGTAGACTTGCCCACCATCGTGCTGTCGGGCGGTCCCATGTTGAACGGCAACTACCGCGGCAAGCCGATCGGGTCGGGCACGGACGTGTGGAAGTTTTCCGAAGACGTGCGCGCCGGGCGCATGACCTCAAACGAATTCAAGCAGGCCGAATCGTGCATGTCGCGCTCCGCCGGCCACTGCATGACCATGGGCACGGCTTCCACCATGGCCAGCATGGTCGAGGCGCTGGGCGTGACCCTGCCAGGCAACGCGGCCATTCCCGCCGTCGATGCGCGCCGCAAGCTGCAGGCGCAGCTGACGGGCCGGCGCATCGTCGACATGGTGCATGAAGACCTGAAACTGTCGCAGATCCTCACGCGCGAAGCGTTTGAAAACGCCATCATGGTCAACGGCGCCATCGGCGGCTCGACGAATGCCGTGATCCACCTGCTGGCCATTGCCGGGCGAATCGGCGTGGACATGCGCCTGGGCGACTGGGACCGCCTGGGCCGCGACATTCCCTGCCTGCTGAACCTGATGCCGTCGGGCCAGTACCTGATGGAAGATTTTTACTATGCGGGCGGCCTGCCCGTGATCATCCGCGACCTGCTGGGTAAATTGCATGGCGACGTGCTCACCGTCACGGGCGCCAGCATGGCCGTCAACGTGGCCGAAGCGGAAAATTTCAATCCCGAGGTGATTACGCCGCTGGCGCAGCCATTCAAGGACGAGGGCGGCATCGCCGTCCTGCATGGCAACCTGGCTCCGCGCGGCGCCGTCATCAAGCCTTCGGCCGCCTCGCCGGAACTGATGCAGCACCGTGGCCGCGCCGTCGTCTTCAACAGCATCGAGCATTACAAGAAGCGCGTTGACGATCCCGCGCTCGATATCGACGCCAGCTGCGTGATGGTGCTGCAAAATTGCGGCCCGCAGGGCTATCCGGGCATGGCCGAAGTGGGCAATATGGGATTGCCGAAAAAACTGCTGGAGCAGGGCGTGCGCGACATGGTGCGCATTTCCGATGCGCGCATGAGTGGCACGGCCTACGGCACGGTGGTGCTGCACGTGGCGCCGGAAGCGGCCGTGGGCGGGCCGCTGGCGCTGGTGCGCGATGGCGACATGATTGAACTGGACGTGGCGGGACGGCGTTTGCACCTGGACGTCGACGAGGCCGAGCTGGCGCGCCGGCGCGAAGAGTGGAGCGCGCCGCAGCCGGCCATGAAGGGCGGCTATCAGTCGATGTACATCAAGCACGTGACGCAGGCCGACGAAGGCGCGGACCTGGATTTTCTTGTCGGCTGCCGGGGATCCGCCGTTCCGCGCGAATCACATTGA
- the pabB gene encoding aminodeoxychorismate synthase component I encodes MHTDCFALLDDASTPGAGSRLYTGLAAVLRCTEGQAWPELLEGLQDALERGQYAVSVCSYELGAHLLAMPPRAAGINAPPLAQVLVFDHCTQLSQDDVAQWLDERVRADAAPAGVADIHANVDQAQFTQALHRIHDYIVAGDTYQVNYTYRLRFDAFGSPLALYARLRARQPVPYGALVMLPDGGALLSLSPELFVRHAQGELMARPMKGTAPAAPPEQMEENVRRAAALANDPKNRAENLMIVDLLRNDIGRIAATGSVKVPALFEVTRYSSVLQMTSTVQARLREDASLADIFQALYPCGSITGAPKRRTMEIIAELEGAPRGIYTGAIGWFDPPAAGAVHAVGNFCMSVPIRTLALQPAGPGGIRRGEMGVGAGIVLDSDPQEEFAECQLKARFLTGLSNDFELFETLHASRASGCRQQERHLARLAASCAYFGFAWDAGAARAALQAACAARPDDAPFRLRLALRQDGQFTVQSGALTTLPDTVKILLAPDATVADDLFLRHKSSVRARYDAAWRTAEAQGGFDMLFFNERGELTEGGRSNVFVRLDGRWHTPPLSCGLLPGVQRAAMLADPAWDARETIITRTMLARAEAIVVCNALRGALPAELV; translated from the coding sequence ATGCATACCGACTGTTTCGCCCTGCTCGACGACGCCAGCACCCCGGGCGCCGGTTCGCGCCTGTACACGGGCCTGGCGGCAGTCTTGCGGTGCACCGAGGGGCAGGCCTGGCCCGAGCTGCTGGAAGGCCTGCAAGACGCCTTGGAACGCGGCCAGTACGCCGTCAGCGTATGCAGCTACGAGCTGGGAGCGCATTTGCTGGCCATGCCGCCGCGCGCGGCCGGCATCAACGCGCCGCCGCTGGCGCAAGTGCTCGTCTTTGACCATTGCACGCAGCTGTCGCAGGACGACGTGGCGCAGTGGCTGGACGAGCGCGTCCGCGCGGACGCCGCGCCGGCCGGCGTGGCAGATATACACGCGAATGTCGACCAGGCGCAATTTACGCAGGCGCTGCACCGCATCCACGATTACATCGTGGCCGGCGACACCTATCAAGTCAACTACACCTATCGTTTGCGCTTCGACGCCTTTGGTTCGCCCCTGGCCCTGTATGCGCGGCTGCGCGCGCGCCAGCCCGTGCCCTACGGCGCGCTGGTGATGCTGCCCGATGGCGGCGCCCTGCTGTCGCTGTCGCCGGAGCTGTTCGTGCGCCATGCGCAAGGCGAGTTGATGGCGCGTCCCATGAAAGGCACGGCGCCGGCAGCCCCACCCGAGCAAATGGAAGAAAACGTGCGCCGCGCCGCCGCCCTGGCAAACGATCCGAAAAACCGCGCGGAAAACCTGATGATCGTCGACCTGCTGCGCAACGACATCGGCCGCATCGCCGCCACGGGCTCCGTCAAGGTGCCGGCCCTGTTCGAGGTGACGCGCTACAGCAGCGTGCTGCAAATGACCTCCACTGTGCAAGCGCGTTTGCGCGAAGATGCCAGCCTGGCCGACATCTTCCAGGCCTTGTATCCGTGCGGCTCGATCACGGGCGCGCCGAAACGGCGCACCATGGAAATCATCGCCGAACTGGAGGGGGCGCCGCGCGGTATCTACACGGGCGCCATCGGCTGGTTCGATCCGCCGGCCGCCGGCGCTGTCCACGCGGTGGGCAACTTCTGCATGTCCGTGCCGATCCGCACCCTGGCCCTGCAACCGGCTGGCCCTGGCGGCATCCGGCGCGGCGAAATGGGCGTGGGCGCCGGCATCGTCCTGGACAGTGACCCGCAGGAAGAATTTGCGGAGTGCCAGCTCAAGGCCCGCTTCCTGACGGGGCTGAGCAACGACTTCGAACTGTTCGAGACCCTGCACGCCAGCCGCGCCAGCGGCTGCCGCCAGCAGGAACGTCACCTGGCGCGCCTGGCCGCCTCCTGCGCCTACTTCGGTTTTGCCTGGGATGCCGGCGCTGCCCGCGCCGCGCTGCAGGCGGCCTGCGCGGCACGCCCCGACGATGCCCCCTTCCGCCTGCGCCTGGCGCTACGCCAGGATGGCCAGTTCACGGTGCAAAGCGGTGCGCTCACCACCTTGCCGGACACGGTAAAAATCCTGCTGGCGCCCGACGCCACCGTGGCCGACGACCTGTTCCTGCGCCACAAGAGCAGCGTGCGTGCGCGCTACGACGCGGCCTGGCGCACGGCCGAGGCGCAAGGCGGTTTCGACATGCTGTTTTTTAACGAACGGGGCGAACTGACGGAGGGCGGGCGCAGCAATGTCTTCGTCCGGCTCGATGGGCGCTGGCATACGCCGCCCCTGTCCTGCGGCCTGCTGCCCGGCGTGCAGCGCGCAGCCATGCTGGCCGATCCCGCCTGGGATGCGCGGGAAACCATCATCACGCGCACCATGCTGGCGCGGGCCGAAGCGATTGTCGTGTGCAATGCGCTGCGCGGCGCGTTGCCGGCAGAACTTGTTTAA